The genomic window GAAGTTCTTCATCAACAGAAGTAGGTAGAAAtgtatttttctcatttattgtGAATGATAAAGAAAATTGAATGTGAGAACATTACCTGACTTGCCATttcacatcatgctttcaatttTCAATATTATGAATTCACATGCCTCTTCAATATGTTGATCCTACCATTAATAATTAGATCTtgatattatcatcatcatgatcatcttgttattttatttagggaaaattactatttactcCCTACACTGTTTAAAATTTCTTAAACAACCCTTGCAAGTTATGAATACCACgtacaacccttcctttatcattttacttcctttttaccccttgtAGGTCACTTGGattgggtccatgttgtgaaattccatcattgccttTAAAAATGGTGGTAAAAAAAACCGTCCAATCACATCATATCTAacattttttacatttcttttttattttctgaaacaAACTTTGGAAAACTTTTACCCTTGTCCTGTCCCCTCgcttccgtttaaaattatacagttttttgtttaaacataaatgtttccgctttaaaaattatcaagtttcattttaaatatatccgcttttaagttttaaaatgagaaaatgattttagtaggtgttcggattctacgagcgtatccgtctCCACCTCGTGGCCACCTcgacggtttagtaggccttccttactcgttagatcattttgaagttttatcattgcatgtcggacaacgcttttgtaggcgctaaccatttaaaaaaactcacttcactaccacgagcgCGGACACAATCGTGAGATCTTGCAAAAGAAAACTATCActaactaagcataaatgataactcatattcgctacatatgtttgccacaaactatcgcgaTATTATcagtacattttgctcgttatttatgaaaaatcgcttttcataaacaaacgcaaatttaaaaatgaaacaatgatatttaaacataaacatagtcaGTACAAGTTAATTATCGATTAATTATCCCGGctttccgcttaaaacttatgtttttttctcaactattattgtcatgtccttgtttccgctttaaaaattatactgctttttaagcataaatgtttccgctcaaatttatcaagtctctgctttaaaaatgttatgtctctgtttaaatatatcaagtTTCCAgctttaaacagaaatgatttttagtaggtattcggattctacgagcgtatccgtcccaCCTCAAGACCAACAtgacgatttagtaggccttccttactcgttagataattttgaagtttttgtcaTCTGCATGCCTGGACAACATTTTGTAGGctgctaaccatttaaaaaactcacttcactaccacgagtgcggacacaatcgtagattcttgaaagaaactatcgccaactaagcataaacgATAActcatattcgttacatatgtttgccacaaactatcgcgaTATTATtagtacattttgctcgttatttatgaaaaatctttttcataaacaaacgcaaaatttaaaatgaaaacaatgatatttaaacataaacatagttgtacaagttaattattgattaattatcccagtttccgcttaaaacttatgtttttttttcaactatttttttcatgcccttgtttccgtttaaaattatacagttttttgtttaagcataaatgtttccgttcaaatttatcaagtctctgtttaaaatgctatgtctctgtttaaatatatccagtttcagtttaaacagaaatgattttagtaggtattcggattctacgagcgtatccgtcccacctcaaggccaccctgacgatttagtaggtcttccttactcgttagatcattttgaagtttttgtcaTTGCATGCTCGGACAACGCTTTTATagggcgctaaccatttaaaaactcacttcactaccacgagtatGGACACAATCTTaaatcttgcaaagaaactatcgccaactaagcataaatgataactcatattcgttacatatgtttgccacaaactatcgcgaTATTATCAGTACatttttgctcgttatttatgaaaaatcgcttttcataaacaaacgcaaatttaaaaaaagaaatgatgaaatttaaatagaaaccatAGTAGTTAAAcggaaacattgatatttaaacatgaactttgaaacttaaatagaacaatcgatagttaaaaagaaataacaatatttacattCAAAAATTAAACCCGTCGTCCTAGACAAATGTGGATCGAGTCTGACATCACAATGAAATTGcaaaacaatcgaaaaaaatcTCCTTCAACACAATATTATCGCTTTTGATTATGTACACGcatctaaaaatgaaaaaaactaacaaaactcTTGCCGAAAAATCTCcctacaaactacaagatcatccaataatcacaccataaaaccgaaaaatttctctttctaatagaatactttagaaatcaaactaaaaagaaacccacagaatatcaaaacaaaaggaaactaCACAACATCTTCAACGGCATTcacctcgcctcaataccttggagcgcaaactaatgaaatgccaaAGAGTTGAGTGGGAGTTCTCCTTCGAGGTAGTGGTCCAATCTTACAGAAGATGTCCAGGCAACGACAactttgaaaaaggaaaagctgaagagatgaagagatgaagagagaaaaaccAAAGACCAATAATGGTGTTCTCTGGAgattaaacaagaaaaaaaactgattccacttaaagagaaaaaattattacaGCAAAGGGCGTTATGGTCAAATCACGtctcacttgccacaacttcccatgcaagggataatttcgtccaaaaaatttaaaactaactccattaaatgcttgggggtttttaaattcattgtatttaaaaggaaggggtttttagggattcccaaattaatggggtgtttttggaaatattagaaacttagggggttattttggcaatttccacttttatttattcatttatttattttttaaatcttagaattgataaataacatttaaaacaacaaatcaaagaataaaaagGTAACAACatatcaaataaattcaaatattattatatttttcaatcttcTATACTCAAACAACTATTTTTGCCTATATGGACTCAATATGTTacaaattatagaaataaatcacttaataatattattatttaatagttcCATACTTAATTCATAAAACATATGTAATAGTAGTCAAGTTTCCTTTTAATGATTTGAGTTTGCCAAGCAGATCAATTACAAGTAAGAAATAATGCAAGAAAAAGATTTCAACCGGCACATGTTGAATCAAGACATGTTGTATCCTTGAGCTGTGAGGGATTCAAACCCTTAACCTTGGACTTAAGTGAATAAAGAAGTATGACTTTCCTATTGTAACGGTGATTATGTAAAATATTGAAtgcattatattaaaataaatcctacactataaaaaaaaaacttatatatatcatatgtttCTAGAAAATTGAAAAGGtagaacaaaattttaaaagcaaattaaaaattcattacataaaaaagaacaatttattgaaaaatgatgTTCCTCAATCCTCACAATGAacatttgaaaaatgaaaactaaaatgtaaatagaataacttttaattaaaacttgaaaattattattttcatgacaaaaatacttcaaaattattattttcactctaattaaaaaaaattataagagaaGTTCTTTCAAATACAACCATCAAGCCTACTATATTTTTTCAAGAATAAACTTTTTGCTAGCTCTAAAACTAAGCTTCTAATTAATTACTATAATAATCTCCTAACTAGACCTTTTTGATAACTagccattttatttattattatttttaaataaattctcatgtaaataaaattaacatctCCATGATTGGCACAAGGTGATATATTTAGgcatatatattgacaaatgcTAAGTATGTGAAAGTGAAGATGCTTCCAATCAGAGAAGATGTTTTTGGGTCTTCCCTTCCTTTTGTCTTTATTTATTACCTCTCTCTTCACCTACCAGGCTACCCTCCATTTCTGCCTTCATCCCTTTTATCAACTTTGTccttatctattttaataataacaaatccatatttaattgttttactCTACATTTTATAATTTACTTCTATGCGTAACAAAATTACTTGTGTGCCCCTAATGAATgaatggataatttttttttttaaaaaaaataagataagttTTTTCTTATAATCACAATGATATaaccaacaacaaaaattacaagaatattaaatactattattatttataagttataggtttataataagtttttttaggAACCACTCTTGCAATAAGAAAGTGgcttatataataattataagaatTCTAAATATACTTTTATACTAACATTTAAGAAACtatcatctaatatatatatattgcactATACGGCAATCACCACTTATTTAAAGTTTAAGTCAAAAACgagaataaatataaatgtagagCACACTCACAAGTTCAATAACATCTTGCACTCgtattatgtaaattttaattttggaacCCTTTCTAAATGAGAATCTTATACAATAGTTCTGATACTAATAGGTCAAGTAACCTTTGGTtggtctaatatttttttaggatgAGAAACTCTGGTGGTGTGTCtgttctttccttctttttgttcAACTGCCACATGATTGCTCCTCTTcttccacacacacacaaacacacacacacacactatggATTTGAAAagtcccttcttttttttcctccatgCAACTATTCCCTGCCCCTCTCACTTTGCAAAAGCATACTGACAATATATAGAACcatgagaaaattaaataaataaataaatcaataaataaactattattttagTTCAAGGATCCCAGCTTTCAACACCCAAGATTTtaatgagaaagagagagagagaaaaaaagtgaGTTTCAAACTTACCAATTGAAAACAAAGTGCCAAGAGATCCAAACTAATCTGCCTCCTCCATTTTTGTTCATCTAAATGACAGATAtgaagtctttgcttgtcctgcTTTGCTTCTTGTTCTCTGCCTTCTTTGCCTCAATGAGCCATGCAAGAAGATCTCCATTGTTGTCCCCAttgttctctcctcaacctcaaCCTGCACCACCCATTACTGTTGTGGCATCACCTCCTCTAGGTACTTCCATTTGAAAAAGTTTTGCATCTTTTATAAGTCTCATCCACTGTTTGACTttggttttcttcttgttttgcttgatttgtttaGTTTTATGTACTACATCAAGTTGAATTTCATTTGGGGAACTTTAACAACTATGTTGGAATGCTTCAATCTTTTTGCTTTGGTCCCAGGAATGACATGATTTATTGCTTTCTAAGTTTTTCTTTCCAGCCTTTTTATGTGTCATTTCATCACACTTGGGTAGCTTTTCATCTTTGTGCCATTTAATGTttgctttgttctttttgtgtttCATCATTTCAAGCTTGTGAggatatgtttctttttaatcttgactggttcttcttctttgatttgtaaccaagttgaaaaaaaagggaattGGACTTGTGGCATTGCAGCAAttcactttcaatttcatttgatgttttgtttacAGTGATGAATGTCATTGTAGAAGACAATCACCATCATATGCATAAAGAGTTGCTTTTAGCAATCATCCTGGCATCAATTGGAGTCATCATGACCATTGTTTCAATATTTTGCGTCATTGTTTTTTATCGAAGAAATCGAAGAAACTCTGGTTCAAAAACCACTCAAAGCTCAGGTAACAAATAACTTCAAACAAGTGGCTTTTGTTTCAtagttattgatttgatttttggttttatgaGTAGATGCTGGTGGAAGATTTCCATTGGGTCCGATTTTTAGCAAATTTAATACTGTAAAGACAACACCAAGAAAAGGATCCATGGCCATGGTTGATTTTGCATTGCTAGAAGCAGTGACAAATAACTTCAGTGACAGTAATGTCTTGGGGCAAGGTGGATTTGGTTGTGTATATAAAGCTCAATTCGAAGAAGGTGTTCTTGCCGCGGTTAAGAAGTTAGATGGTGGTGGATATGAATGTGTAAGAGAATTCGAGGTGATTATTTACTCATCTCTtgaattcatttgtttttttttcttggtatcTTCGGTAATGGCTTAGTTTTCTTGGCCATTTAGAATGAGCTAAATTTGCTTGAAAGAATTCGACATGCAAACATAATTTCACTTGCGGGGTACTGTATTCACGAAGAAACTCGATTTCTTGTTTACGAATTGATGCAAAATGGATCTTTAGAGACATTACTTCATGGTAAGCTCTCCCACAATTAGAAGAcatgaaaaacatagaaaacTTTATTTTTGATCGATTTTGTGTGTTTACTGATAATTTAGGACCGACTCGTGGCTCGACTCTAACTTGGCACATTCGCATGAAGATTGCTCTTGATACAGCCAGGTAAATCTGTTTAGCAACATTTGGAACATTCGAAGAAATAATTATTCATATGAATCTTTATTTCGATGCCAATCAGAGGATTGGAATATCTTCATGAGCATTGCGACCCGCCCATAATTCATCGAGATCTTAAATCGTCTAACATCCTTCTTGATTCTGATTTCAATGCAAAGGTATCTCTTATATCGTATTTTTGCACTCGACCATGaacaatattttgtattttatctttTGATCATTTGCAAATACAGATTGCTGATTTTGGCCTTGCGGTCACAAGTGGAAATCTAAGCAAAGGACATGTTAAAATCTCCGGCACTCTTGGCTATGTAGCTCCTGAATATCTTTTAGATGGTAATCCTACCTTCAAAATGATTTTCGCATTGATAAATTAGAAGAGTAAAACTGATGAACAAAGGAAAATTTTTGCCAATTGAGTCCATGATTGAGTTGAAATTGAATCTTCAATTGCCAAAAATGTGAgaattttggaaatattgttTTAGATTTTCAAGAAATCATATGGCAACAACTCTTCATTTTCTAATCATAGGAACCTGAAATACGAAagcctaaaaccctaaaccctaaaatcttGTGCTTGAGTTTGATCATATCGTATTTTCAATGTACTTCACTTGATaaatggatttaaaattttaggtaAACTCAGTGAGAAAAGTGATGTTTATGCTTTTGGGGTTGTTTTGCTTGAGCTTCTAATGGGAAGAAGACCGGTCGAAAAATTGGGACCGTCTCAATGCCAAACTCTAGTTACATGGGTCTGTATCTTTGATCCTTCAATACCATCTTCgtttgttgttttgcatgaaCTTATCGATAACTTCTTCGTTGCAGGCCATGCCTCAGCTCACCGACAGATCAAAGTTGCCGAACCTAATTGATCCTGCAATCAGAAACACAATGGATCTGAAACACTTATACCAAGTATGGTAACTAATGCCGATACTATAGCTCTAATTAGAAGTAAATTCTTGTAGTTTCTAAGCAGAATGATACTTCCGTATTCCTTCAGGTGGCCGCCGTTGCTGTCCTTTGCATCCAACCGGAGCCAAGTTACCGGCCATTGATAACTGATATACTGCATTCTCTGATTCCATTAGTCCCCATTGAGCTCGGAGGAACACATCGAGTCATTGATCCATTGCCTCAAGCTTAGAGATAAGACCAggttctttgttttcttgatcATATATTGCTGATAGATTGCTTCTACCTTTTTACCTTCGTATTCCATCCCGGCAACAGAATTATTCTTTATAAGATCAGGAAATGTTGATGTATAGatgccatgtttttttttttaaccattttcaaaaatttcgGTTGTACAGTCAAGTTTCTTCATTTTGAAGAATGCAAATaagtttatttatgaaaattcatTCTGACTTCTCATGGACAACAaagtttatgaaaatttctgcagGTCTTCGCATAATATCTGTCGATACATTTTGTTTATGAATTGGAATCTGCAAATGATATCCACTTTCTTAAATGCATGTATCTACAAAGTTCAATGCAATTGACATATAAAATTAGTGCAAATTGGTTGGTTGAACTATTCAAAGTTATAGATAAATGCTTTGATTCTTTCAATGCATGTGCTCATGTTCCTCTGCAATTTGAAAAACAGCTAATTTTATTTGCCATTGTTTGTGTGTcaataaaattcagaaaaaaaaaaaagcatgtttGGTTTCATTGAATTTACAGATCATTGAAGAGATGGAAACTAATAATGCCGAAAGTTTCGTACTTCTCCGGGTGTTCAATGAAACTATAATTCATTGATATGCTTTGTAGATTTTGTCATACATTGAAACTAGCATATTGTTCGGAATAAGAGAATTTTACAGAAATTTTGTGAAGATTATGTGTTAGTAATTCATGATGCAAAAAGCTCAACAATTTATTGATGTTTGATAACAATATCAtgtgatgaatttatttatcaaaagaGTAAAGTTATACCCACCTCTTCTCTCTATAGAAAGACTTCCCCTGTGTTAGTGGCCCCTTGCCTATGATTAACTCCATGTGAACTTAACTTAttctaatattattataataaacaagattaataaatttttatttatttgctccTATGGCTGTTCATTGTTGATGTGGTGGGCTACTGAGATATTATGCCAATgagtatttatttcattttagagtttttttttctttgtacttGTAAAAGAATTAAATACTGTATGTACCtttaaaattcaattatatatatataccctatatatactattaaaatttattataaatatgtatatatttatttttgatgacaataaaaatatagatttgtattaacttttatttaaacaaGACGAATTCTCTGGCTTTGCATCaggtttttagtttttaccaTTTTGAGGGGTTTGAGTTAATATTGTATATAGacatataatcaaaattatgattcaataattctttttaatagAAACTATTAGGCTATTAGCATATCTGTTTTTGAAAGGTCTTATGAATATTTATGGTACAAACAAATaagttcaattaaaaatttttaattattaatatcatatttaatataaacaaaaattaatcaacaatttgcttatttttctttttaaattatttattttataattaacaaatgataatgaatattgtattatatatatatatatatatattacatatcatataattaaaaaaaagttcatagttccaaaataatattgaaaaatatttgtattaacCTAGCATTTACTCAAATGACTCAATGATAGAACCATTTACGAGAGCTTAGAAGGATTTGATATTTGAGCTGATTATGCTTCAAACAATAAACTGTTAGTATATTTtttccacaaaataaaaatgtattttaataattataagttttttgaaatatctaatgAAAcatttaatgcaaacaaatatttaatataaacaaaacaaacacataaatGTGATagaaaaaattctttaaaaaaattaaaaaaatcttcctAAAACCCTCTACAATTAGATCATACAGCTACtttaattaatgtatatatataatgaatgaaATGCGCTttaatacttatatatatatatatatatactcattaaCTTAGTGGTCATTCTAAATTTTTAAGATCTAGATTTCATGGGGACAGAACAAGCTTAAATTCTTTTTATAaggtatatatttaaaaatattgatttaatgAGCATTACAAACTTTCAGGGGTATATAGTATAGTGGaagaaatagaaacaaaattaaaagggtgttgaattcaaattttaaaaaaattattaaatttaaacaatgatattaattcaaatttgtaattataataattatctatataaaatatacttacatgtaaaatttttgggttaagtataaaaaatctatcatatctacgtaattaacaattaactcaactaataagtaacaaataatgtaattaaaaaacaacttaatacatgcaaattcataatctaattCAATTAGTAATCTAttgaataatcaaaattttcacaacaattaatcaaacgaatatttaataattttttataacaatttgtACAATAAATTCTTcataataaattacaaaataaatatttaacaaatataaaaaaaacttttcatacataaataatcaaacaatcaatgaaagaaagtaaattatatatatatatatatatatatatagagagagagagcaagatAGGCTttacataaaacataaattttagaATAGATTGAGCGaaaagaaaaactcaccaatggcCCCGATTGGCAAATAACCTATTGAGAAATTGCATCTACGtcttttttagagatttttgagATAATGGTTGCATTTTTTTaggcttttattttatttattatactattattttttacattaatattctgaaaatttttgataattataaattgataaattcaataaaaatattttaatataaaaattaaaattgatacaGATTTTACTactcatattatattattatttattattatcactgaACATCAATTtatctaatataataattttattatttaatttattttaaatagcaTGGGTggacttaaaaaataaataaaaagagaactatacttatatgaattataattattaatattatatatatttaatttttcatgggGCAAGTGGGTGTTTAAGCACACTCTTGCTCCCCTCTCCTTCTGCCCTTTTTTTATAGGttaacattaaataatatattttaactgTACATGCTTGTTATAACTTATAAGTATATATCTAAACATCAACTGCAGAACATCTATAGAGATAGAGACATGGGTGGGTTAATTATGTGAGTTAATTAGGTTTATTTGGGatttattgattttgattttgattttaaaaaattactatagtTATAGTAGAAATTGAATTTAACGGTTATAATTGAATGAATCATTAGGTATATTGATTGAACCGTTCAGATGACAATATTGTACATCTCACTTTTCATTGtgttactatttataaatacaataaaaaatgagatgcacagtattttatacatgttaacaaattaaataaattcaaggGTATGCATGATATTTAGTTTAGAAATGATTTATATGGGTAAATTGTAATTTTCAAAAGgtgaataaacaaatattttattgtttgaaaaataaaaaataattaattataaatatcatattaaacatttaaaaaaaatataaagatattaaCTAATCTTAGTTCATATAGAGTGAGAGCACATGTGTTAAGGAGTTAATTTTTGTCCACAAATGACGTAtcacattttataaaaaaaaaattataaaaaataaaacaggtcattttaattaattaattaattatgttttgaatatatttattgtttctcatatccttaaaaaaaaccaaatatatatatatatatatatattcaactaCAATTTCACATCTTTGTGAGGGTTGTTTTTGCAAATTTCTCATCAATACAACAATATTACAATATTAccattcctctctctctctttcccgGGAGCTCCATTCGGCATTTCCATGG from Dioscorea cayenensis subsp. rotundata cultivar TDr96_F1 chromosome 9, TDr96_F1_v2_PseudoChromosome.rev07_lg8_w22 25.fasta, whole genome shotgun sequence includes these protein-coding regions:
- the LOC120268736 gene encoding probable receptor-like protein kinase At1g80640 gives rise to the protein MTDMKSLLVLLCFLFSAFFASMSHARRSPLLSPLFSPQPQPAPPITVVASPPLVMNVIVEDNHHHMHKELLLAIILASIGVIMTIVSIFCVIVFYRRNRRNSGSKTTQSSDAGGRFPLGPIFSKFNTVKTTPRKGSMAMVDFALLEAVTNNFSDSNVLGQGGFGCVYKAQFEEGVLAAVKKLDGGGYECVREFENELNLLERIRHANIISLAGYCIHEETRFLVYELMQNGSLETLLHGPTRGSTLTWHIRMKIALDTARGLEYLHEHCDPPIIHRDLKSSNILLDSDFNAKIADFGLAVTSGNLSKGHVKISGTLGYVAPEYLLDGKLSEKSDVYAFGVVLLELLMGRRPVEKLGPSQCQTLVTWAMPQLTDRSKLPNLIDPAIRNTMDLKHLYQVAAVAVLCIQPEPSYRPLITDILHSLIPLVPIELGGTHRVIDPLPQA